One stretch of Balneola sp. MJW-20 DNA includes these proteins:
- a CDS encoding ABC transporter ATP-binding protein gives MAENEVKTKRSLPSLWQTLRQIFALSKPYRRRFYSATALVIIASGIWLTVPLGLRELLDAVFQVGDDSLLNQLALGLFLLFVLQSAFSFGGNYYLEWVGERVVTDLRKKVYEHLHRLGFKFFADRRLGEITSRLTNDVGSIRTALTDSLPQLLTISFSLIGSVSLMVILNWRLSMVIFLTVPVVTVATRYFGQKIRKLSRSIQDELASSTAVAEDALGAIRLVKAFVREDYEVGRYQESIEKLFHTARRKVVLTQLFWAGVGTMFMSTLVIIFWYGGKEVLEGRLTAGDLVAFIIYALNISRSISQSSRLYTAVNTAAGASERIFELLEEEPEITSIPGALRFNRIGGDIQFHEVSFRYDDTKDVLKNISVEIPAGETYALVGPSGAGKTTLLNLIPRFYDVQEGVIKVDGYDIRDMDVKNLRGFISLVPQEVHLFGGSILENIKYGKLEATMEEVEQAARDANAYEFISKTEKGLDSLIGEKGVKLSGGQRQRIAIARALLKDPAILLLDEATSSLDSESEAQVQEALGRLMKNRTTLVIAHRLSTVQHADQILVLDEGELIEQGTHNELIRKNGLYTHLYELQFRDLDQSETY, from the coding sequence ATGGCTGAAAATGAAGTAAAAACAAAGCGTTCACTGCCTTCACTTTGGCAGACTCTAAGGCAGATATTTGCGCTCAGTAAGCCTTACAGACGTAGATTTTATTCTGCTACCGCGCTTGTCATAATTGCGTCCGGAATCTGGCTGACTGTACCGCTCGGTTTAAGAGAACTCCTGGATGCAGTATTTCAGGTGGGTGATGATTCACTATTGAACCAGCTGGCTCTTGGTTTATTCCTGTTATTTGTGCTGCAGTCCGCCTTCAGTTTTGGCGGGAATTACTATCTGGAATGGGTAGGAGAAAGGGTAGTAACCGATCTGAGAAAGAAGGTCTATGAGCATCTGCACCGGCTTGGATTTAAATTCTTTGCAGACCGAAGGCTAGGAGAGATTACATCACGGCTGACCAATGATGTAGGGTCTATCCGAACCGCTCTGACCGATTCTCTGCCTCAGTTACTTACGATCTCCTTTTCACTGATCGGCTCAGTGAGTCTTATGGTAATACTGAACTGGCGGCTGAGTATGGTCATATTTCTGACGGTTCCCGTAGTGACGGTTGCAACCCGGTATTTCGGACAAAAGATCCGGAAGCTGTCACGTAGTATTCAGGATGAACTGGCTTCCTCCACTGCTGTTGCAGAGGATGCACTGGGTGCCATTAGGTTGGTAAAAGCCTTTGTACGAGAAGACTATGAGGTGGGAAGATATCAGGAAAGCATAGAGAAGCTTTTTCATACCGCCCGAAGAAAAGTAGTACTCACTCAATTATTCTGGGCGGGAGTAGGAACTATGTTTATGTCGACCCTGGTGATCATTTTCTGGTACGGGGGAAAAGAAGTGCTTGAAGGACGCCTGACGGCCGGAGATCTGGTAGCCTTCATAATTTATGCACTGAATATTTCCAGGTCGATAAGCCAGAGTTCCAGATTATATACGGCGGTGAATACTGCGGCCGGAGCATCTGAACGCATATTTGAATTATTGGAAGAAGAACCGGAGATCACAAGTATACCCGGTGCCCTTAGATTCAATCGTATCGGGGGAGATATTCAGTTCCATGAGGTCAGCTTCAGATATGATGACACAAAAGACGTTCTGAAAAATATTTCTGTGGAAATCCCCGCCGGGGAAACCTATGCCCTGGTAGGACCCAGTGGTGCTGGAAAGACCACATTACTAAACCTGATCCCCCGGTTCTATGATGTTCAGGAAGGAGTGATCAAAGTAGATGGTTATGATATCCGTGATATGGATGTAAAGAATCTGAGAGGATTCATATCGCTGGTTCCCCAGGAAGTTCACCTTTTCGGGGGAAGTATCCTGGAAAATATTAAGTATGGAAAACTTGAGGCCACCATGGAAGAAGTAGAACAGGCGGCCCGGGATGCAAATGCGTACGAATTCATCTCAAAAACAGAAAAAGGACTGGATTCTCTCATAGGAGAAAAAGGAGTAAAATTGAGCGGGGGACAGCGCCAAAGGATCGCTATAGCCAGAGCCCTATTGAAGGATCCTGCGATATTACTGCTGGATGAGGCTACCTCATCACTTGATTCTGAATCGGAGGCACAGGTACAGGAAGCACTTGGAAGACTTATGAAGAACAGGACCACATTGGTCATAGCTCATCGTCTTTCTACTGTTCAGCATGCGGATCAAATTCTGGTACTCGATGAAGGTGAATTAATTGAGCAGGGAACTCATAATGAACTGATCCGGAAGAATGGTTTATATACCCATCTTTATGAGCTTCAGTTCAGAGATCTTGATCAAAGTGAGACTTACTGA
- a CDS encoding pyridoxal-phosphate dependent enzyme, producing MTDLYSIPTLDDIKKAQKIIEPFAHITPVLKSRKVNERGGCEIFLKCENFQKVGAFKFRGACNAIFTLPEEEAVKGVATHSSGNHAQAVALSAKLRGVPAYVVMPENAPKVKVKAVKDYGAEVTFCASTLEARESTLKEVVNRTGATFIHPYNDNRIVCGQGTAALEFMDQVEDLDIIMTPVGGGGLLSGTALSVKHTQPDIRVIGAEPSLADDAFRSFKEGKLMPVYNTDTIADGLRTSLGDLPFRIIKKYADDIVTVSEESIIEAMRFIWERMKIIIEPSCAVPVAAVFEKKLDVQGKKIGIIITGGNVDLDDLPWMK from the coding sequence ATGACTGACTTATATTCTATTCCCACACTAGATGACATAAAGAAAGCTCAGAAAATCATTGAGCCATTTGCACACATTACTCCTGTATTAAAGTCCAGAAAAGTAAATGAACGGGGCGGTTGTGAAATATTCCTGAAGTGCGAGAATTTTCAGAAAGTAGGCGCTTTTAAATTCAGAGGTGCCTGTAATGCTATATTCACTTTGCCCGAGGAAGAAGCTGTTAAAGGAGTCGCTACTCATTCTTCCGGGAATCATGCTCAGGCTGTTGCACTGTCTGCTAAATTAAGAGGGGTCCCTGCATATGTAGTCATGCCAGAAAATGCCCCTAAGGTTAAAGTAAAAGCTGTAAAGGATTATGGAGCTGAAGTTACCTTTTGCGCATCAACTCTGGAAGCCCGAGAATCTACGCTTAAGGAAGTTGTAAACAGAACCGGAGCGACATTTATCCATCCCTATAATGATAACAGAATCGTATGCGGTCAGGGTACGGCTGCTCTTGAATTCATGGATCAGGTAGAAGATCTGGATATCATTATGACCCCGGTAGGCGGCGGTGGGTTATTAAGCGGAACTGCTCTGAGTGTGAAACATACTCAACCGGATATCCGCGTGATCGGAGCTGAACCCTCTTTGGCCGATGACGCCTTCCGATCTTTCAAGGAAGGTAAATTAATGCCTGTTTACAATACTGATACCATTGCGGACGGGCTCAGAACGTCTTTGGGTGATCTCCCCTTCCGGATCATAAAAAAATATGCAGACGATATCGTTACTGTTTCTGAAGAATCGATCATAGAGGCTATGCGATTTATCTGGGAACGAATGAAGATCATCATAGAACCTTCGTGTGCAGTACCTGTAGCAGCAGTATTTGAAAAGAAACTGGATGTACAAGGTAAAAAAATCGGGATCATTATTACCGGAGGAAATGTAGACCTTGACGATCTGCCCTGGATGAAATAG
- a CDS encoding DUF5916 domain-containing protein, which produces MLRILFLISFILLLSGALHAQAPIKLNKLEQPIVFDGMPDENAWDTIESLPVVQYEPVFQGEMSEVTRIKIAYDQKYIYLAGEMLLEDPANIRSNSLYRDRYSSDDVLAIVIDGFNDDQNATWFSINPDGVRVDRAISNDMDFSAGGNVLNSSYNTFWDAITKKTEKGWFAEIRIPFSSIGIQVEEDIADIGFIVYRWLAYNNERHVYPVISPNFRMGIAKPSQAQDATLEGVQSSNPVYITPYGLSGLNRSSGLNSDSSDYVYSGDPTIELGADIKYNITSNLTLDVTLNTDFAQVEVDDQQLNLSRFNLFFPEKRLFFQQRAGLFDFNYGDDRVFYSRRIGLDQSGNQVRILGGARLTGRIGNWDVGFLNLQTGQNDNIPTENFGVLRLRRQALNTRSFVGGIITSRISDNGSNNYILGGDTYLNLAGENFLEFRYSRMFDQELSSAQQSDWARTSAIRFGLRNTQTTGLNYQFLYNRTGDLYVPEMGFIRINDVTENRVGIGYGILSPEESVFQRQSFSLSLFSRNFNDGYRFLNYGDALQTKNAQLRWEGNFKQLGELSISFTRGEEAIRTQDTFNLVSRIFVPEGRYVTNRTNISYRFNEAWKLGGRVGLEFGEIYDGNIYGFNVSPRLFLSRKLELGGSYRFTHLEFPNDLQRFSNDFSTHLGQFRGQYAFNRKASINLFLQFSNVSDQIGTNLRFRYMFREGQDLWLVINEQYYADREALSPNLPRLPSLQSRSILLKYTHTFIK; this is translated from the coding sequence GTGCTACGAATTCTATTTCTGATATCTTTTATTTTACTGCTCTCAGGGGCTTTACATGCCCAGGCACCGATCAAACTAAATAAGCTTGAGCAACCCATTGTATTTGACGGAATGCCGGATGAGAATGCATGGGATACAATTGAGTCTCTGCCGGTAGTTCAATATGAGCCGGTATTTCAGGGTGAGATGAGCGAAGTCACCCGTATCAAGATCGCCTATGATCAAAAATATATCTACCTGGCGGGTGAGATGCTTCTAGAAGACCCTGCAAACATACGGTCTAACTCTCTTTACCGTGATCGATACAGTAGTGATGACGTTTTAGCGATCGTGATCGACGGATTCAATGACGATCAGAATGCAACCTGGTTTTCTATAAATCCGGATGGGGTCAGAGTTGACCGTGCAATCTCCAATGATATGGATTTCAGTGCCGGTGGAAATGTGCTAAACAGCAGCTATAATACGTTCTGGGATGCAATTACAAAAAAGACGGAGAAAGGATGGTTTGCGGAGATACGGATACCGTTTTCAAGTATTGGTATTCAGGTTGAAGAAGATATAGCTGATATAGGATTTATAGTGTATCGTTGGCTGGCCTATAATAACGAAAGGCATGTATATCCTGTTATCTCCCCTAATTTCAGAATGGGTATTGCAAAACCTTCTCAGGCACAGGATGCAACCCTTGAAGGGGTACAATCAAGCAATCCGGTCTACATCACTCCCTATGGACTTTCAGGTCTGAACCGGTCAAGCGGACTTAACAGTGATTCAAGTGATTATGTATATAGCGGTGATCCGACCATAGAACTCGGAGCCGACATAAAGTATAATATCACCTCGAATCTGACACTGGATGTAACTTTGAATACAGATTTTGCTCAGGTTGAAGTTGATGATCAGCAGCTCAATCTTTCCAGATTCAATCTCTTTTTCCCGGAGAAGAGATTGTTCTTTCAGCAGCGCGCAGGGCTGTTTGATTTTAATTACGGAGACGACCGTGTTTTCTACAGCCGGCGTATAGGACTGGATCAGAGCGGTAATCAGGTGAGGATCCTGGGTGGAGCCCGACTCACCGGCAGAATAGGGAACTGGGATGTTGGCTTCCTGAATTTACAGACCGGACAGAATGATAACATACCTACAGAGAATTTTGGAGTATTAAGGCTTCGCAGGCAGGCACTGAATACACGGTCGTTTGTAGGAGGGATCATTACCAGTCGTATATCCGATAACGGAAGTAATAATTATATCTTAGGCGGAGATACCTATCTGAATCTGGCAGGTGAAAATTTCCTGGAGTTCAGATACAGCAGAATGTTCGATCAGGAACTTTCCAGTGCTCAGCAATCTGATTGGGCCCGAACCTCAGCCATACGTTTTGGGTTGCGTAACACACAGACTACCGGACTTAATTATCAGTTTCTGTACAATCGAACGGGTGACCTGTATGTTCCTGAAATGGGGTTTATCCGGATTAACGATGTAACTGAAAACCGGGTCGGTATCGGATATGGGATTTTATCCCCGGAAGAGTCTGTTTTTCAAAGACAATCATTCAGTCTTAGCCTGTTCAGCAGAAATTTTAATGACGGATATCGTTTTCTGAATTATGGTGATGCGCTTCAGACCAAGAACGCACAACTTCGGTGGGAAGGAAACTTCAAACAACTGGGGGAGCTTTCGATATCGTTTACCAGGGGAGAGGAGGCGATCCGAACACAGGATACTTTTAATCTGGTATCCCGGATCTTTGTCCCTGAAGGACGATATGTGACTAACCGGACCAACATCAGCTATCGTTTTAATGAGGCCTGGAAACTGGGGGGTCGTGTCGGTCTGGAGTTTGGTGAGATCTACGATGGTAACATTTATGGATTTAATGTAAGCCCACGATTATTCCTGTCACGCAAGCTCGAGCTTGGAGGCAGTTATCGTTTTACACACCTGGAATTTCCGAACGATCTGCAACGATTTAGTAATGATTTCTCTACCCATCTGGGTCAGTTCAGGGGGCAGTATGCTTTCAACCGAAAAGCATCGATAAATTTATTCTTGCAGTTCAGTAATGTAAGTGATCAGATCGGTACCAATCTCAGGTTCCGTTACATGTTCCGGGAAGGACAGGATCTGTGGCTGGTGATCAATGAACAGTATTATGCGGATCGTGAAGCGCTCAGCCCCAATCTTCCACGTTTGCCTTCCCTGCAAAGCAGGTCTATATTGCTGAAATACACGCATACTTTTATAAAGTAA
- a CDS encoding M14 family zinc carboxypeptidase produces the protein MKRSISLFFLLFLCQAVTAQDAFQRFQFDPDISYDPTITSPQDYLGYELGAEYTFHHQVMDYLRLLADESDKITVQEYARSYEERDLNYAVISSEVNQESIESIRKRNLELADQPQSGIQEDQKIIVWMSYNVHGNEPSSSEAAMQTAYYLVAAQSDEAAEWRDNAVVIIDPMINPDGRDRYVYWYKSSQANILNTNAEDLEHDEIWPGGRTNHYWFDLNRDWVWLVHPESRGRIAAYQQWMPQVHIDFHEQGFNNNYFTMPGTTPRNHELPDDYENWADIFGRGAIEKFDAAKVNYETRERFDFFYPGYGSSYPSIMGGIGMLAEQGGHSRGGRAVETNDGYILTLRQRVYDHYKNGLSIVNTSVENREALLQYFADARSQSTQKGNTKVYILPDDPNDYTYDVINMLLSHGVEVERATEDFNVRDAYSYWDGSASGRSFKSGDFIIKTDQPAHLFINTLMRRQLEIRDSVMYDMATWSVPLAYNLDAAWTQRSVGVSTELLTENLLNPSGLMNQGAEYAYVVDWNQRNAPKALSKLWDMGYKVRSAENTFTKDGRTYSRGSLVILLGRNYERIPQIHEDMEMLAKEAGVQIQGFDSGRMDEGSDLGATSMNPVEKPRVALMIDSPFSSYTAGQLWFLFDQWTEFGIDRIRSDNAGGLDLTEYDVILMPGAGGIDRVINDALKASLMEWVSNGGVLIGTESSGSWMTSDESGITDIAMASDGDVEEQSDEIDPAAYTRYEDREDSTGLRRIPGSAFRAHLDTSHPLAFGLKDRIYSLKFGTDELVPAESYHSVGYYTQEEVLASGYASQENQDNAAGMTFAAVKDMGSGKVVLLLDNTQYRMFWVGPARMIQNAVMLLHGF, from the coding sequence ATGAAAAGATCCATATCATTGTTCTTCCTGTTATTTTTATGCCAGGCAGTAACCGCTCAGGACGCATTTCAACGATTTCAGTTTGACCCGGATATAAGTTACGATCCCACAATAACCTCACCTCAGGACTATCTGGGATATGAGCTCGGAGCTGAATACACTTTTCATCATCAGGTCATGGATTACCTGAGATTGCTTGCAGATGAATCTGATAAAATAACTGTACAGGAGTATGCCCGAAGCTATGAGGAAAGAGATCTGAATTATGCCGTGATCAGCTCTGAAGTGAATCAGGAAAGCATTGAATCAATAAGGAAAAGAAATCTCGAACTGGCTGATCAACCCCAGTCAGGTATTCAGGAGGATCAAAAGATCATAGTATGGATGAGTTATAATGTGCACGGCAATGAGCCATCAAGTTCTGAAGCAGCTATGCAGACTGCTTATTACCTGGTGGCTGCACAGTCGGATGAAGCAGCGGAGTGGCGTGATAATGCGGTGGTCATCATAGACCCGATGATCAACCCTGACGGTCGTGATCGTTATGTTTACTGGTATAAGTCTTCACAGGCTAATATCCTGAACACCAATGCGGAAGATCTTGAGCACGATGAGATCTGGCCGGGTGGCAGAACGAACCATTACTGGTTTGATCTGAACCGTGACTGGGTCTGGCTGGTACATCCCGAATCCAGAGGTCGGATTGCTGCCTATCAGCAATGGATGCCACAGGTTCATATTGATTTTCATGAGCAGGGATTTAATAATAACTACTTCACCATGCCGGGAACCACTCCACGAAATCATGAGCTTCCGGATGACTATGAAAACTGGGCGGATATTTTCGGTAGAGGGGCTATTGAGAAGTTTGATGCTGCCAAAGTGAATTATGAGACCCGGGAGCGCTTCGATTTCTTTTATCCGGGGTACGGGTCATCCTATCCAAGCATCATGGGCGGTATTGGAATGCTGGCGGAACAGGGAGGTCACAGTCGAGGAGGAAGAGCGGTAGAAACCAATGACGGATATATACTAACCCTTCGTCAGAGAGTATACGATCATTATAAGAATGGTCTTTCTATTGTAAATACCTCGGTGGAGAACAGAGAAGCACTGCTTCAGTATTTTGCTGATGCCAGGTCGCAATCCACCCAAAAGGGAAATACTAAAGTCTATATTCTGCCTGATGATCCTAATGACTACACATACGATGTGATCAATATGTTGCTTAGTCACGGTGTGGAAGTTGAAAGAGCAACTGAAGACTTTAATGTCAGAGATGCCTACAGCTATTGGGACGGATCTGCTTCTGGAAGAAGTTTTAAATCCGGAGACTTCATTATCAAAACTGATCAGCCAGCTCACTTGTTTATCAATACTCTTATGAGACGGCAGCTTGAGATCAGAGATTCAGTGATGTATGATATGGCCACATGGTCTGTACCTCTAGCTTATAACCTGGATGCCGCATGGACTCAAAGATCAGTCGGGGTTTCCACTGAGTTACTTACTGAGAATTTGTTAAACCCATCCGGACTGATGAATCAAGGTGCTGAATATGCCTATGTAGTCGACTGGAATCAGCGCAATGCTCCTAAAGCTCTTTCAAAGTTATGGGATATGGGCTACAAGGTCCGAAGCGCTGAGAATACATTCACCAAAGATGGCAGAACGTACAGCAGGGGAAGCCTGGTTATCCTTCTGGGAAGAAATTATGAAAGGATTCCTCAGATACATGAAGATATGGAAATGCTGGCAAAAGAGGCCGGTGTTCAGATCCAGGGTTTTGATTCAGGCCGGATGGATGAAGGTTCAGATCTGGGTGCTACCAGTATGAATCCGGTTGAAAAACCAAGAGTAGCTCTGATGATCGATAGCCCCTTCAGTTCCTATACTGCAGGGCAGTTATGGTTTTTGTTTGATCAGTGGACTGAATTCGGAATCGACAGGATCCGGTCAGATAATGCCGGAGGACTGGATCTGACGGAATATGATGTGATACTTATGCCGGGAGCCGGAGGTATTGATCGGGTTATCAATGATGCATTGAAAGCCTCCCTTATGGAGTGGGTGAGCAATGGGGGAGTGCTGATCGGTACCGAGTCATCGGGCAGCTGGATGACCAGTGACGAATCCGGGATCACCGACATCGCCATGGCTTCGGACGGAGACGTGGAAGAGCAGTCTGATGAAATTGATCCGGCCGCATATACCCGGTATGAGGACCGGGAAGATAGTACCGGACTTCGGAGAATTCCCGGAAGCGCGTTCAGGGCACATTTGGACACCTCACATCCTTTGGCATTTGGATTAAAAGACCGCATCTATTCTCTTAAGTTTGGAACCGACGAGCTGGTCCCGGCAGAATCTTATCATTCGGTAGGGTATTATACCCAAGAAGAGGTGCTGGCCAGCGGGTACGCATCTCAGGAAAATCAGGATAATGCTGCAGGGATGACCTTTGCTGCTGTGAAAGATATGGGCAGCGGTAAAGTGGTGCTGCTGCTGGATAACACACAGTACCGGATGTTCTGGGTCGGGCCGGCGCGAATGATACAGAATGCGGTTATGCTGCTGCATGGATTTTGA
- a CDS encoding PepSY domain-containing protein, translating into MSWHTRRDTRKIHRWGAILIALPFLIVLISGLILQVKKEVAWVQPPSQEGISTVPSVSFEKILNQVKSVPEADTDSWEDIDRLDVRPDKGIVKVRTLNNYEIQLDTETGEILQVAFRRSDIIEAIHDGSWFHDSAKLWIFLPSGIIVTVLWITGIYLFFLPYAAKRKNRKRLEKLKSS; encoded by the coding sequence ATGAGCTGGCATACACGCAGAGACACCCGCAAAATCCATCGATGGGGAGCTATTCTTATAGCACTACCCTTTCTGATCGTACTTATTTCCGGATTGATCCTGCAGGTTAAAAAGGAAGTCGCCTGGGTTCAGCCCCCATCTCAGGAAGGAATATCGACAGTTCCTTCTGTCAGCTTTGAAAAGATCCTCAACCAGGTAAAGTCAGTGCCTGAAGCAGATACCGACAGCTGGGAGGATATTGACCGGCTGGATGTCCGTCCGGATAAAGGGATTGTGAAGGTACGTACCCTCAATAATTATGAGATCCAGCTAGATACCGAGACCGGTGAGATCCTTCAGGTGGCTTTCCGAAGAAGTGATATCATTGAAGCGATCCATGATGGTTCCTGGTTCCATGATTCAGCCAAGCTTTGGATCTTTCTACCCTCAGGCATCATTGTCACGGTTCTCTGGATCACCGGAATCTATCTTTTCTTTTTACCCTATGCAGCCAAACGTAAGAACCGAAAAAGGCTTGAGAAGCTAAAGAGTAGTTGA
- a CDS encoding amidohydrolase family protein has product MKRVLSFLFLLFLSGSTAFSQMSDAPDRSEGEGPYDRLIIRGVNMIDGTGSPMRGPVDIVVEGNRITDIRDVGYPGLPIMENSRPEAGPNDQELDAEGMYLLPGFFDMHAHTGGTAQGTTPEYVYKLWMAHGITTIREPASGNGMDWTLRHKERSAKNEITAPRISAWIRFGMDHDGPITTEKQARDWVQMIHKKGADGIKFFGTRPEIYAAAIDEANKLGLGTMTHHAQTRVVYNNVLQSARLGLTSMTHWYGLPESLFEDRIIQDYPLDYNYTNEQHRFEEAGRLWKQAAEPYSDKWNAVMNELLELDFSLNPTFTIYEANRDLMAQRRAEWHEKYTLPSLWEFYSPSRISHGSYWLDWGTEQEIAWKENFRLWMEFINEYKNRGGRVTLGSDAGYIYKLYGFGFIQEMELFREAGFHPLEIFQSASLKGAEVLGVDDELGTIEIGKIADMVIVDANPLKNLKVLYGTGAIYVNEENQPVRVGGIQYTIKDGIIYNAKELLEDVARMVEESKSEENYEITQPGLKY; this is encoded by the coding sequence ATGAAACGAGTATTATCCTTCTTATTTCTGCTTTTCCTATCCGGCAGTACCGCATTCTCACAAATGAGCGACGCCCCTGACCGAAGTGAAGGTGAAGGTCCGTACGACCGGCTGATCATACGAGGAGTAAATATGATCGACGGAACCGGCTCTCCAATGAGAGGTCCTGTAGATATTGTTGTTGAAGGGAACAGAATTACGGACATCCGCGATGTTGGCTACCCCGGATTACCGATCATGGAAAACAGTCGACCAGAGGCCGGACCAAATGACCAGGAACTGGATGCCGAGGGAATGTACCTGCTTCCCGGGTTTTTCGACATGCACGCTCATACCGGAGGAACTGCCCAGGGAACCACTCCGGAATATGTGTATAAGCTCTGGATGGCTCACGGGATCACTACTATTAGAGAACCCGCATCCGGAAATGGCATGGACTGGACACTCCGCCATAAAGAAAGGAGCGCTAAGAACGAAATTACCGCACCCAGGATCTCTGCGTGGATTCGGTTTGGAATGGATCATGATGGTCCGATAACGACGGAAAAACAAGCCCGAGATTGGGTTCAGATGATCCATAAAAAGGGAGCCGACGGAATTAAATTCTTTGGCACGAGACCTGAGATCTATGCTGCTGCGATCGATGAAGCCAACAAACTGGGACTGGGTACTATGACCCATCACGCTCAGACCAGAGTAGTTTACAATAACGTACTGCAATCCGCACGACTCGGACTCACTTCCATGACTCACTGGTACGGACTACCGGAATCTTTATTTGAAGACCGTATCATTCAGGATTACCCGCTCGATTATAATTATACCAACGAACAGCATCGTTTTGAAGAAGCGGGACGGCTGTGGAAGCAGGCTGCCGAGCCCTATTCTGATAAATGGAATGCGGTCATGAATGAGCTGCTGGAACTGGATTTCAGTCTTAATCCTACATTTACGATCTACGAAGCCAATCGTGACCTGATGGCACAGCGCCGGGCGGAATGGCATGAGAAATACACCCTGCCCTCTCTCTGGGAATTTTATTCACCCAGCCGTATCTCTCATGGATCTTACTGGCTGGACTGGGGTACTGAACAAGAGATCGCCTGGAAAGAAAATTTTCGTCTTTGGATGGAATTTATCAACGAATATAAGAATCGTGGTGGCCGTGTAACCTTAGGATCTGATGCCGGCTATATCTACAAATTATACGGATTCGGTTTTATACAGGAAATGGAGCTGTTCAGGGAAGCCGGTTTTCATCCTCTTGAGATCTTTCAATCCGCATCACTCAAAGGAGCAGAAGTACTAGGTGTGGACGATGAGCTGGGTACTATTGAGATCGGTAAAATTGCAGACATGGTCATCGTGGATGCCAATCCTCTTAAGAATCTTAAGGTACTCTATGGGACCGGTGCTATTTATGTGAATGAAGAAAATCAACCCGTTCGGGTAGGTGGTATTCAATACACCATTAAGGATGGTATCATATATAACGCGAAGGAACTGCTTGAAGATGTAGCCCGAATGGTGGAAGAATCAAAATCGGAAGAAAACTACGAGATCACACAACCCGGTCTCAAGTATTAA
- a CDS encoding methylated-DNA--[protein]-cysteine S-methyltransferase, translating into MTYVSFLESPVGMLRILSNGKGITEIKFIDYEGPDDPDIHTEAAKTQLKEYFEGLRDRFDLDLLPDGTRFEQSVWDKLNEIPHGSTCCYSDIAEKLGEPSKAQAVGRANGKNPIAIVIPCHRVIGKNKDLVGYAGGIERKEWLLKHEGALLL; encoded by the coding sequence TTGACCTACGTTAGTTTTCTGGAGTCACCTGTTGGAATGCTTCGCATACTCTCAAACGGAAAAGGTATAACCGAGATCAAATTTATCGACTATGAAGGTCCAGATGATCCGGACATCCATACCGAGGCAGCCAAAACTCAATTAAAAGAATATTTTGAAGGGCTCCGGGATCGCTTTGATCTCGATCTCCTTCCGGATGGCACCCGCTTTGAGCAGTCTGTATGGGACAAGCTAAACGAGATCCCTCATGGCTCTACCTGCTGTTATTCGGATATAGCAGAAAAATTAGGTGAGCCCTCAAAAGCTCAGGCTGTTGGACGAGCCAATGGGAAGAACCCGATTGCCATTGTCATTCCCTGTCATCGGGTAATCGGAAAAAATAAGGACCTGGTTGGCTATGCCGGTGGTATAGAGCGAAAAGAATGGTTACTCAAGCACGAAGGTGCATTACTCCTATAA